TTCCCATTTTATGAAACGCTCAAGCCCGCCCTGCAGCAATGTATAGTCGGTCGACAGATCGCCCTTCCAGGCGCGGTAGCCTTTTTCCAGTCGCAGCGAATTGAGCGCGAACATGCCGAACGGCTTGAGACCGAGCGGCGCGCCGGCTTTCATCACCGCATCGAAGACCGGTGCTGTGTCTTCAACCTTGGTGTGGATCTCCCATCCCAGTTCGCCTGCGAAGGAGACCCGCACCAGCTGGCACCATGTCCCCGCCACTTGCGCCGATTGATGCGTTAGCCATGCCTTACTCAAATCGGCATCGGTGATCCCGGACAGGATCTCGCGTGACTTGGGTCCGGTCAGGATCTGGCAAGAGAATGCTTCGGTAACATTCTCGATCGCAATGTCAGAACCGGCAGGAAGGTGTTTCGTCAGCCATTCGAAATCGTGCCATTGCGCGGTGGCGGCAGTGATCAGGAAGAAGACATCCTCGTCCAGCGCCATCAGCGACATCTCGGTGACGATACGGCCCTTGGCGTCGGAGAAATAACCAAGCCCGATCCGCCCCGGCTTCGGCGCCATGCCGGTAATCAGCGTGTTGAGCCAGTCGCGCGCGCCCGGCCCCTGAACCTTGAACCGCGAAAAGCCCGGCAGATCGAGAATGCCGGCAGCGTTGCGCACCGCCAGGCACTCTTCCCGCACCGCCTCGAACCAGGCGCCTTCGCGCGCCCAGGTCTGGGTCGCTTCCTCGCTTGTGTCGTCACCGGGCCGGGCATACCAGTTGGCCCGCTCCCAGCCATTGTACGCGCCGAATTGCGCGCCAAGCGCCGCAACCCGGTCATGCACCGACGAGAGTTTCTTGTTGCGCCCGGCAGGCCAGGCATGATGCGGAAAGTGCATCGCGTATTCATGGCCATAGACTTCCATGCCCTTGGCGATCGCGTAGTCCTGATCGCAAAACGCGGTGAAGCGGCGCGGATCGCACGACCACATGTCCCACTCGGTTTCACCTTCCATCACCCATTCGGCCAGCACCTTGCCGGCACCGCCGCCCTGGCAAATGCCGAAGGTGAACACGCAAGCCTCAAATGCGTTTGGCACGCCGGGCATCGGCCCGATCAACGGGTTGCCGTCCGGTGTGTAGGGAATGGGGCCGTTAATGTTCTTGGTAAGACCCGCCGTGCCCAATAGCGGCACCCGCTCGACAGCATCATTGATGTACCATTCCAGCCGTTCGAGATCGTCCGGATAGAGCTGGAACGAGAAATCCTCGGGCATCGGATCATCGGGCGTGACCCAATGGGCCTTGCAGTTGCGTTCATAGGGGCCGAGGTTAAACCCGTTCTTTTCCTGCCGGAGATAGTAGGAGCTGTCGACATCACGCATCAACGGTAGTTTGCCACCGTTCTCCCGGCTCCAGGCGGCAACCTCGGGCACCTCGTCAAACAGCATGTATTGATGGCTCATCACCATCATCGGCATGTCGCGGCCAAACATCTTGCCGACTTCACGAGCATAATAGCCCGCGGCGTTGACAACATATTCGCAGCGAATTTCGCCTTTCGGCGTCGAGATTACCCATTCGTCGCCGTCGCGGCGCACACCGGTGGCCGGGCAGAAACGGTGGATTCTTGCACCCATGTCGCGCGCGCCCTTGGCCAGCGCCTGGGTCAGCTGCGCCGGGTCAATGTCGCCGTCATAGGGATCATAGAGCGCGCCGCTGAGATCGTGGGTTTCGGTAAACGGGTAGCGCGTCCTGATTTCGTCGGGCGCCAGCACCTCAAGCTCCATGCCCTGGTAGCGTCCCATGCCCGCCACCCGGTGGAATTCCCGCAGCCGTTCGGCAGAATGACCAAGCCGGATCGAGCCGGTAACATGGTAATTCATCGGGTAATCGACCTCGTCAGCCAACCCCCGGTAAAGCTCGGTCGAATAGCGCTGCATGTTCATGATCGACCAGGAAGACGAAAACGTCGGTACATTGCCGGCCGCGTGCCAGGTCGATCCTGCTGTTAGCTCGTTCTTCTCGAGAAGCACGCAATCTGTCCAGCCGGCCTTGGCCAGGTGATACAGCGCCGAGACGCCAACCACCCCACCACCGATTATGACGACCCTCGCATGCCCGGAAATTTCGACCACTGGTGCCTCCCGAAACCGGTTGATGACAGCGAGTATCCGACCTTGCCTGCCGTTCCGCTATTCCGCTGAAAGGCCTTTATTAATCGGAAAATCCGATTAGGGTGCAAAGCAGCAATTGGAGCGCCCCGGCAATGCAGATCGAGCAGCTGGAGACTTTTCTCGACCTGATGGAAACCAACAGCTTCAACCGCACTGCCGAGCGGCTGAACCTGACGCAATCAACCGTATCCGCCCGGATCCACGCGCTGGAAACCTCACTGGGACGGAAATTGTTCACCCGCAGCCGCGCCGGCACACAGCCAACCCCGGCCGGTTTCCGCCTGCTCGATCATGCCCGCTCGCTGCGCCACCAATGGACCCAGGCACGCCGTTCGGTGCAAAGCACCGGCAATTTTGCCCTGTCGATGCGGATCGGCATCCAGCACGATCTCGTTTCCAACCATATTGCCGACTGGGTGACCGGGTTTCGCCGGGTCCTGCCGGACGCGTCTTTCTATATCGAGCACGATTTTTCCAACCAGATGAGCATCGACCTGCTGGCAGGCGAACTTGATCTATCGATCCTGTTCACACCCAAGAACCTGCCCGATCTGCATCATGAACTGATCGGCGAGGTCGGCTACCGGATGATCAGCTCCCACGCCAATTGCATCAAGGAGATCGTGCCCGAGAGCTACATCTTCACCAACTTCTCTCCGGCTTTTGACAGGATGCACCGTCCGGTGGTCGCCGGGCTTGACGAGGCGCCGCTTTCGAGTGGCCAGAACATTACCGTCTGCGGTCTGCTGAGTTCGCTTGGCGGGACTGCCTATGTGCTTGAGGACTCTGCCATCGAAATGGTCGCGGACGGCGCATTTCACTATGTCAACGACGCCCCGCGCATCCCGCAGGCCGTCTATCTGGCGATGCACCTTCGCAACCGCCATTCGCATGTTCACCGCCGCATGCTCGACAGTGCCCGAAAACAATTGTCAGGCACCTGATACCGGCAGCTTATCTCCCGCCGCAGGCGGCTTATTATGGATCGGCAACTGTTGCCCCGCTCACCACCCCGATGATCGGCATAGAAAAAGGGCGCCAACCGCTTTCGCGCCGGCGCCCGATTTTCCGCGGGTCCAGAGCGAGCCCGCAGCAAGGATGGGGTCAATCAGCCTTAGTGTTTGAACTTGCGGATCTCGCCTGACTGCAAACGCGAGGCGTAGGAGATCAGCTCCTTCTTCACCAACTTCATCAGGAAGTAGAGGCAGAAGATGTTGACCACCGCCATGGCAAAGATCGCGGCATCGGAGAAGTCGATGACCGGACCAAGGCTTGCTGCGGCACCGATGACGATGAAGACGCAGAAGATGATCTTGAAGGTCAGCTCCGAATTCTTGCCCTCACCGAAAAGGTAGGTCCAGCTTTTCAGCCCATAGTAGGACCACGAGATCATGGTTGAGAAGGCAAACAGGATCACGGCGATCGCCAGCACATAGGGGAACCAGCTGATCGCCGACCCGAATGCAGCGGACGTCAAAGCCACACCGCTGACGTCACCAATGGTGGCAATCGACGAACCGGCTTCATTGAGCACATAAAGCCCGGTCGCCGGGTCAACGATCAATTGCTGCGAAATGGTGATGACCAGGGCGGTCATCGTGCAGATCACGACGGTATCGATGAGCGGCTCGAGCAGTGACACGAAACCCTCGGTGATCGGCTCCTTGGTCCTGACCGCGGAGTGGGCAATCGCTGCCGAGCCAACACCGGCTTCGTTGGAGAATGCTGCCCGTTTGAAGCCCTGGATCAGGGCGCCAACAAAGCCGCCAGCAACGCCGAGGCCGGTAAAGGCGCCACCGAAGATCTGGCCAAAGGCCCAGCCGATCTTGTCGTAGTTGACCAGCAGGATGATCAGCGCTGCACCGACATAGAGGAGACCCATGAACGGGACCACCTTTTCGGTGACATTGGCAATCGACTTGATGCCGCCGACGATGACCGCGAAGACCACGGCTGCGAAGATGATACCTGTAATCCATCCGGGATAGTCGCCGACAATTCCGGAAATCTGGGCGTGAGCCTGATTGGCCTGGAACATGTTGCCGCCGCCAAGCGCACCCAGGATACAGAAGATCGAAAACATCACGGCGAGGAACTTGCCGCCGGGAAGGCCCAGTTCCTTGAAACCCTTGGAGATGTAGTACATCGGACCGCCGGAAACCGTGCCGTCCTCATATTCATTTCGGTATTTAACACCGAGCGTACATTCGGTGAATTTTGATGCCATGCCGAGCAATCCAGCCAGGATCATCCAGAAAGTGGCGCCCGGGCCGCCGATGCCGACAGCAACCGCCACACCGGCGATATTGCCGAGCCCCACAGTGCCAGACAGCGCTGTGGCCAAGGCCTGGAAATGGCTGACCTCGCCGGCATCATTGGGATCCGAATAATCGCCCTTCACCAAGCTGATGGCGTGGCCGAAGAACCTGAACTGAACGAAGCCGAAATAGAGCGTGAAAATCGTTGCGGCGATCACCAGCCACATCACGATCCAGGGAAAACTGGTGCCCGGAATCGGTGCAAAGATAAGACTGACAAAAGGACCGGTCACGGCGGCAAAGACCTGGTTGACCTGTTGATCCAGCGTCATCGCTTCCTGCGCCTGCGCAACGCCAGGTACTGCTGCAACCGCAAAAAATGACAGCATTAATTTCTGAAAAAAATTCATGATATTCCCCTCAGCTGACCACAGTCACGGGCACTTTGGCGTGCATGACAAGATTGGAAGTCGCGCTGCCAAACAGGCGCTTGGCAAACCCGCCCTCCGACGAACGGCTGACGATGATCTGGGCGGCCCCTTCTTCTTGTGAAATATCCATCAGGATCGAAGCCACATCCCCGTGTCTGACTCTGCCGGTGGCCTTGATGCCAGCCTCGTGCAGGCTTTTAACCGCCGGGTCAACGACCCGTGACATTGCCGTTGAGATCTCCTCTTCACGGCGTTTGTGGCGCTGTGCATTCTCCTCGGCGGTCTGAAACGAATAGGGCGACCATTCCACCACATAGACTACCACCAGTTCGCAATCCCCGATCAGTTCGGCGAGTTTTTTTGCATGGGCCACAGCACGATCGCCGGTCCCGTGGCCATCCAGGCCAACTACCAGTTTTGTTGTCATTATTGTTCCCTCCCGTCATGATCCCAGAATCGCTCCGGCTTCAAAGAAGAGGCAACCCGTTCCGATCAGTAGAAAGATCGAAACCGGCACGCGGGATCAGATGCTTGATTGGGCACCCCTCAGCATCAAGTGTAATCGAAAAGACACGGATCGGGTGTTCTTCTTGATTATTATCCAGAATTAATTCGCAAACATCAGGAAATAAAAGAAAAAACGTCAGAGAAAGACAATATCAGGGGCGATTATACCACTGCAATTCGATGGTCATGCGTCGTCAAAGCTGACATTTGGATTCGCTCGTGCGCCCCGTTCCACCCGCCCACAAGGCGCAGGCACGCCTCGGGAGGGTGAAGACAAAATCGTTGCATCCGCCATTGCATGCGGCGTGCCTCACGCACCGCAAATTCGGCTACAACGTTTTGCGGCAGATCGGTTCACATGCAAGAAACGGAAGGCACAGGCTGGAGTTGTGCAAGCTGATCCCCTGCCAACGCGCCGACAAACATGCCGGCCGATCAGGCTGTCACTGCAGGTAATCGCATTCTTCCGCCGCAAGAATCCGGTGCATGCTGGCAAGGTGAAGCCGAGCCGATTCCTCGTCGCCGTCACGCATCTGCGCCGCGGTGGCTTTGGCGATCTCCGGATCAACCGGAATGATCTGCCGTCCCGTCGACAGCGCCAGGCACTGCACCTCGCATGCCCGTTCCAGATAATAGAGATCGTCCCAGGCTTCTGCGATCGAACCGCCAAGCACCATCACCCCGTGATGCTTCATGAAGACGATGTCGGCGTCACCGACTGCCGCTGCGATCCTGTCGCCTTCGCCCTCATCAAGTGCCAGCCCGTTGTAATCCTCATCCACCACCGTCCGGCCATAAAACTTGAGCGCAGTCTGTCCGGCAAACACCAGCGGTTCGCCCTCCGTCATCGTCAGCGCAGTCGCGTAGGGCATGTGAGTGTGGAAGGCGACGCGGGCGCGCGGCACATTCTTGTGCAGGCGCGCATGAATGTAAAAGGCCGTCGCTTCAGGTTCACCGTCGCCGGCAACAACATTGCCATGATAGTCGCAAACCAAGAGGCTCGAAGCCGTAATCTCGCTAAACGCATAGCCATAGGGATTGACCAGAAACAGGTCATCGTGGCCTGGAAGCAGCGCCGAGAAATGGTTGCAGATGCCCTCATGCATTCCGAGACGCGCAGCAAACCGGAAGCAGGCGGCCAGATCCCGTCGCGCCTGCATCACCTCTTCGCTGTCGACCGCCGGGCGGTTGTGGCGCAGATTGCTGTCTGCGGACGGCAAGGCGCTGCCTTTGTTGCTGAGCGAATGGGCCATGATGGTTGTCTCCGATAGTTCAGTAGGGCTACGCAGTGGAAGCTGTGTCGGGCGTCGTCTCCACGTCTGGGAAACGGGTGAGATAACTCAGGATGACATCGACGATATGCGCCTTGCGCTTTTCGAGGTTGTCCGGGGAAACCAGCGCACGGTTGAACAGCATCGACAGGGTGTGCTGGTTCGACAGGTAGAAGTAGCCCAGCCCCGACATCGAGATATAAAGTTCGACCGGGTCGACATCGCGCCGGAAAACGCCTTTCTCCTCGCCATCCTTGAGAATGTCCCTGAGAACTTCCGAAAGCCGGTCATACAGCGACCGGATGATCGGCGATTTGGCGATGTGCTTGCCGCGATGCAGGTTCTCGGTGTTGAGCATGACGATGATATCCGGTTCGTCCACAAACGTCTGAAACGTAGTCTCACACAGCTTTGTCATCGCCTGGATCGGGTCGAGCCCGGCGAGTGAAACATCTCCCTGGCGCCGGCGCAACGTCTCATAGGTGCGTTCCAGCACGCGGATATAGAGCTCTTCCTTGCTGCGGAAGTGGTGGTAAAGCAGGTTCTTGCTGATCTTCGCCCGTGCGGCGATCGCATCGACGCGGGCGCCGTCATAGCCCTTTCGTGCGAACTCGTTTTGCGCCGCAGCAAGTATCTTTTCCTGGGTTCGGATTCCGTCCCTCTTCCCGGTTGTGGCTTTCACGATTTCCAGTCCTCCTTGCGCCCTGCCCGTTCACACCCCGGTTATGCCGAGACGGGCCGGAACATCAAGCATTCTCTTGCACCCGGCGGTTAACCAACGGCGCACAGCGCTCGATCGAAATCCTCACAGTCTCCTCGCCATCACGCTGCCACCAGTCCAGTTTCGAGAAGATTTCGATCTCGAACGGGCCATCATAACCGATCTCGTCCAGCACACGCCGATACTGGGAAAGATCGATCACACCATCGCCGACCATGCCACGATCCTGATAGACGTCGCGGGTGGGAACCAGCCAGTCACAGAGATGAAAGCTCAGGATTCGCTCCGGCCCGGCCTTGCGCAACCCCTCGGCGAACTGAGGGTCCCACCAGCAATGGTAGACATCGGCAACCATGCCGGTTCCCTCGCCAAGGCGGTCACACAGTTCGAGACACTGGGCGAAGGTGTTCAGGCAGGATCTGTCGCCGGCATACATCGGGTGCAGCGGCTCGAGCCCCAGCGCCACACCCGCCGAACGGGCATCGGGCAGAAGGGCTGCTAAAGAGTCCTCGACCCGGTTGCGGGCTGTCACCAGATCCTTTTCACCTGCCGCCAGACCACCAGGCACCACCACCAGGCATTTCGCGCCGATTGCTGCGGCGGCATCAAGACGTCGCCGGTTTTCATCAAGCGCCTTGTCAAAGGCTGCGACGTCGTCGGTGTTGACCCAGGCGCTGGTGCAAAGGCTTGGGACGAAAAGGCCGGCGTCGCGAATCTGCCGCGCGGCCTCTGTCACCCCGGTCGCGTCAAGATAATCGACCCAGACGCCGATGCCGCCGACACCTTGGCGGGCATAGCCTTCGATTGCCTCAGGCAGCGTCCAGTTGCGGGTGGTGATCTGGTTGATGGCAAACCGGCTCAGATCGTCCATCACACCGCCCCGCCTGCGGATACCTTTGCCATCGACGCCCGCAACGTTTCGGTTGCCGCCTGGTTGAGACCCTTCCCTTCGATCACGACACCATAGAACTGGCGCGCATGATCGGTGGTGATCTTGCCATCGAGAACATCTTCAAGAATGGCGTCGAGATTGCGTTCGAGCGGCATGCCGTAGCCGCCACCGCCAGCCTGTTCGTGGCGGATCACATCGCCGGTGCGAACTGTACGCGTGACCTTGCTGTCGAGAAGGTCGAACGCACCATCATCCGAACTCAGCAGATTGCGCGACGCTGCCCCCGGCTCTCCGCCAAACAGACCATAAGGCCGTGTCTCGTAGCGGTCGGCACGCAGCTGCAACACCGCTTCATCAGCCATCAGCCGGTATTGGCGCACCACGCCAAGTCCGCCACGGGTAGCCCCGGCCCCTGCAGAATCCGGACGCAGACCGTATTCCTCGATGCGCACAGGATACGTGGATTCCATTACCTCCACCGGCATGTTGGACATGTTCTGCGAGGGATTGGTAATGGCGTCGATGCCATCCTTGGTGGCGCGGGCGCCGAGCGCGCCATTGATCATGTCGACCATGATGAAGGGTTCGCGCGTGGTCTTGTCGTAACCGCCAAGACAGACAACCGAGTTACCGCCCTCGCCGGCCGCAACCACCTTGCCGGACACGATTTTCGACAGCGCGCCAAGCACCGTGTCTGCCACCCGGTAGCCGGTCAGCGCACGCGCTGCCACCGGCGCAGGGAAATCGGGATTGAGCAGACTGCCTTTCGGAGCACTGACATCGATGCAGCGGTAAACCCCCGAATTGTTGGGCACCTCGCCATCAAGCACGCAGCGGATGGCAAGATAGGTTGCCGATTTGACGAAAGACAGCGTCGAGTTGATGGCACCCTTCACCTGCGGCGAACTGCCGGTAAAATCAACATTGAGCTGGCTGCCCTTGACGGTGATCGTCACCTTGATCGGGATCGCCGCCTTGGAAAAACCGTCGCCGTCAATGTAGTCGGTGAAGCTGTAGTCGCCGTCGGGCCACTCGGAAATCTCGTTACGTGTCAGACGCTCGCCGTAATCGAGGAATTCCCCCAGGAATGAGCGAAACAGTTCCACGCCATATTTATCCACCAGCCGCAGCAATTCTCGCTCGCCCAGCGCGCAGGTTGCCAGCTGTGCCTCGAGATCGCCGATGACGAGATCAGGCAGCCGGACGTTCTTGCGGATGATATCGAACAGCGCCTTGTTCGGCACGCCGCGGTCAAACAGCTTAAGCGGCGGAATGCGCAGACCTTCCTGGAAGATCTCGGTGGAATCGCTGGCGTTGGAACCGGGAACCCGGCCGCCGACATCGCAATGGTGGCAGATCACCACCGAGAACCCGATATGCTCGTCACCGCGAAAGATCGGCTTGAACATGAAAATGTCGGGCAGGTGCATGCCGCCATCATAGGGGTCGTT
This DNA window, taken from Hoeflea algicola, encodes the following:
- a CDS encoding universal stress protein; translation: MTTKLVVGLDGHGTGDRAVAHAKKLAELIGDCELVVVYVVEWSPYSFQTAEENAQRHKRREEEISTAMSRVVDPAVKSLHEAGIKATGRVRHGDVASILMDISQEEGAAQIIVSRSSEGGFAKRLFGSATSNLVMHAKVPVTVVS
- a CDS encoding hydantoinase B/oxoprolinase family protein is translated as MTSTLDPITFAVLKSAVESIVDDMAYTVMRTARSPIVRDVLDYSTTMCDAEGRILAQAKTVALHLGAVPDAMEALLRHYGDDLAPEDVIIFNDPYDGGMHLPDIFMFKPIFRGDEHIGFSVVICHHCDVGGRVPGSNASDSTEIFQEGLRIPPLKLFDRGVPNKALFDIIRKNVRLPDLVIGDLEAQLATCALGERELLRLVDKYGVELFRSFLGEFLDYGERLTRNEISEWPDGDYSFTDYIDGDGFSKAAIPIKVTITVKGSQLNVDFTGSSPQVKGAINSTLSFVKSATYLAIRCVLDGEVPNNSGVYRCIDVSAPKGSLLNPDFPAPVAARALTGYRVADTVLGALSKIVSGKVVAAGEGGNSVVCLGGYDKTTREPFIMVDMINGALGARATKDGIDAITNPSQNMSNMPVEVMESTYPVRIEEYGLRPDSAGAGATRGGLGVVRQYRLMADEAVLQLRADRYETRPYGLFGGEPGAASRNLLSSDDGAFDLLDSKVTRTVRTGDVIRHEQAGGGGYGMPLERNLDAILEDVLDGKITTDHARQFYGVVIEGKGLNQAATETLRASMAKVSAGGAV
- a CDS encoding aldolase — encoded protein: MAHSLSNKGSALPSADSNLRHNRPAVDSEEVMQARRDLAACFRFAARLGMHEGICNHFSALLPGHDDLFLVNPYGYAFSEITASSLLVCDYHGNVVAGDGEPEATAFYIHARLHKNVPRARVAFHTHMPYATALTMTEGEPLVFAGQTALKFYGRTVVDEDYNGLALDEGEGDRIAAAVGDADIVFMKHHGVMVLGGSIAEAWDDLYYLERACEVQCLALSTGRQIIPVDPEIAKATAAQMRDGDEESARLHLASMHRILAAEECDYLQ
- a CDS encoding GcvT family protein; the protein is MVEISGHARVVIIGGGVVGVSALYHLAKAGWTDCVLLEKNELTAGSTWHAAGNVPTFSSSWSIMNMQRYSTELYRGLADEVDYPMNYHVTGSIRLGHSAERLREFHRVAGMGRYQGMELEVLAPDEIRTRYPFTETHDLSGALYDPYDGDIDPAQLTQALAKGARDMGARIHRFCPATGVRRDGDEWVISTPKGEIRCEYVVNAAGYYAREVGKMFGRDMPMMVMSHQYMLFDEVPEVAAWSRENGGKLPLMRDVDSSYYLRQEKNGFNLGPYERNCKAHWVTPDDPMPEDFSFQLYPDDLERLEWYINDAVERVPLLGTAGLTKNINGPIPYTPDGNPLIGPMPGVPNAFEACVFTFGICQGGGAGKVLAEWVMEGETEWDMWSCDPRRFTAFCDQDYAIAKGMEVYGHEYAMHFPHHAWPAGRNKKLSSVHDRVAALGAQFGAYNGWERANWYARPGDDTSEEATQTWAREGAWFEAVREECLAVRNAAGILDLPGFSRFKVQGPGARDWLNTLITGMAPKPGRIGLGYFSDAKGRIVTEMSLMALDEDVFFLITAATAQWHDFEWLTKHLPAGSDIAIENVTEAFSCQILTGPKSREILSGITDADLSKAWLTHQSAQVAGTWCQLVRVSFAGELGWEIHTKVEDTAPVFDAVMKAGAPLGLKPFGMFALNSLRLEKGYRAWKGDLSTDYTLLQGGLERFIKWEKPDFIGKQALEAEKQRGVNRRFVTMVVEAGDCDAPYMSTLWHNGAVVGETTSGGWGHRIGKSIALGMLRADLTEPGTELEVEIFGERFPATVQPDQPLWDPKNERIRA
- a CDS encoding alanine/glycine:cation symporter family protein gives rise to the protein MNFFQKLMLSFFAVAAVPGVAQAQEAMTLDQQVNQVFAAVTGPFVSLIFAPIPGTSFPWIVMWLVIAATIFTLYFGFVQFRFFGHAISLVKGDYSDPNDAGEVSHFQALATALSGTVGLGNIAGVAVAVGIGGPGATFWMILAGLLGMASKFTECTLGVKYRNEYEDGTVSGGPMYYISKGFKELGLPGGKFLAVMFSIFCILGALGGGNMFQANQAHAQISGIVGDYPGWITGIIFAAVVFAVIVGGIKSIANVTEKVVPFMGLLYVGAALIILLVNYDKIGWAFGQIFGGAFTGLGVAGGFVGALIQGFKRAAFSNEAGVGSAAIAHSAVRTKEPITEGFVSLLEPLIDTVVICTMTALVITISQQLIVDPATGLYVLNEAGSSIATIGDVSGVALTSAAFGSAISWFPYVLAIAVILFAFSTMISWSYYGLKSWTYLFGEGKNSELTFKIIFCVFIVIGAAASLGPVIDFSDAAIFAMAVVNIFCLYFLMKLVKKELISYASRLQSGEIRKFKH
- a CDS encoding sugar phosphate isomerase/epimerase family protein, with translation MDDLSRFAINQITTRNWTLPEAIEGYARQGVGGIGVWVDYLDATGVTEAARQIRDAGLFVPSLCTSAWVNTDDVAAFDKALDENRRRLDAAAAIGAKCLVVVPGGLAAGEKDLVTARNRVEDSLAALLPDARSAGVALGLEPLHPMYAGDRSCLNTFAQCLELCDRLGEGTGMVADVYHCWWDPQFAEGLRKAGPERILSFHLCDWLVPTRDVYQDRGMVGDGVIDLSQYRRVLDEIGYDGPFEIEIFSKLDWWQRDGEETVRISIERCAPLVNRRVQENA
- a CDS encoding LysR family transcriptional regulator; its protein translation is MQIEQLETFLDLMETNSFNRTAERLNLTQSTVSARIHALETSLGRKLFTRSRAGTQPTPAGFRLLDHARSLRHQWTQARRSVQSTGNFALSMRIGIQHDLVSNHIADWVTGFRRVLPDASFYIEHDFSNQMSIDLLAGELDLSILFTPKNLPDLHHELIGEVGYRMISSHANCIKEIVPESYIFTNFSPAFDRMHRPVVAGLDEAPLSSGQNITVCGLLSSLGGTAYVLEDSAIEMVADGAFHYVNDAPRIPQAVYLAMHLRNRHSHVHRRMLDSARKQLSGT
- a CDS encoding TetR/AcrR family transcriptional regulator — its product is MKATTGKRDGIRTQEKILAAAQNEFARKGYDGARVDAIAARAKISKNLLYHHFRSKEELYIRVLERTYETLRRRQGDVSLAGLDPIQAMTKLCETTFQTFVDEPDIIVMLNTENLHRGKHIAKSPIIRSLYDRLSEVLRDILKDGEEKGVFRRDVDPVELYISMSGLGYFYLSNQHTLSMLFNRALVSPDNLEKRKAHIVDVILSYLTRFPDVETTPDTASTA